The Juglans regia cultivar Chandler chromosome 10, Walnut 2.0, whole genome shotgun sequence genome includes the window GAGCATGTTGGTGACTGGGAGCATTTTACACTCCGTATATGTAACTTCACCGGAGAGCTTTGGAGTATATACTTCTCACAGCACAGTGGTGGTAAGTGGGTGGATGCTTATGATTTGGAGTACATGGAGGGAAATAGGGCTGTTGTTTACTCATCAAAAAGTGGTCATGCAAGCTTCCCTCATCCTGGAGTCTATCTCCAGGGGTCCTCCAAGCTGGGGATCGGAGTGAGGAATGATTGTGCCCAAAGTAACTTGTATGTCAATTCAAGCGTCCATTATGAACTTGTCGCAGCAGAGTATCTTGGAGATGGGCTTGTTACGGAACCTTTTTGGTTGCAGTTTATGAAAAAGTGGGGTCCAACTATCGTCTACGATTCAAGAACTGAACTGGATAAGATAATCAATATTTTGCCTGCGATGCTTCGATATTCAGTGGAGAACATATTTGATAAGTTTCCGGTGGAGCTGTATGGGGAGGAAGGTCCTACTGGGCCGAAGGAGAAGAACAACTGGGTGGGAGATGAAAGATGGTAGAATTGTCGGAGAACCACCTTAATTGACTGTTGGTTCTTCATCGCCTGCACTTTTTGTTCATGTATGTACACGGGTAGCCAGTTTTGCTGAAGGTATACTTTTCATTCttgtatatgtatttttagATAGGATTGCTTAGTGCTCCCATTTGAGCAGCGGATCCTTTGCaaggagagagggggaggggtaAATGAAGTAGAAGTTaggaatttttcttttagtggACCTACATAGTTCATGTGGTTATAAATGAGCAAGTCCCATAAAGTATGATCAATGCAGTGATATGACCGGGCCATTGACACGTCCCTTGAAGCATGTAATTTTGGGTAGGACAAGATGCGATAAAATGGCTAGGGTTCTATACGTGGAAGACAAGCAACTATTACACTCTACGACATCCATGACTGCAGGTGCACTTCCTTTACTATATTCTTCAAGCTTTGACATGGTTCAGGCTTTGACATAGGGTCTTGATGAAATAGATTTCTGAAATCCAACAGTAGATTATTTCATGAAGTTGATCTCCAAGATGTAGTTTTTTGGTTGGTTCAGTGCTGTAGAGATGAGTGGTGGATGTTACACGTACAATTGAATCAGAAGATTAATTTCAAGTGGTTGTAATATGTGAATCGGGATCTCTTGAAATCCCCTACCTAGATTGCAGTCAATTCCGACAGGGGTGCTGGACAGGAGTCTACATGCCCCACCTGTCATGCAGGGGCTCGGGTCACCTGCCCAAGGAAGCGGGGTGGGCATCGCCCGCACCCATGTTCAGATTTCCTGCAATCCGGGTAGGGTATTGCATGGATCCCTATGCGTAATGTATTATGTGTATATGAGAATCATCCAGATGTTGTAAGAGGTTTTTGCAATGACAGGGAGTCGAGAGAAATTATTTCGTCTTATTTTTTCTGGGTTGGCAAACATATTGGCATGCCAATTGTAAAccatttgtttgttttgagtCCGGTTATGGTGAAACTTGAATTTTGAATTCGACCGTtgcagaaaatgaaaatgaggaGATTCCATATCCTGAAATATCAAGTTTTTGAATCTACTAAGGAGACATTAGGTCGATCTGGTACTTGCAAAGGGTAGGGTTCTTATGCTCAACCAAAACCTTTCAGCTTCGAGGCCTAACTTGGTTCAAACTGACTCTCAACTCAccagaattttataaaacttgtaCACTTGGGCTAAGGCTTTGAGCTAGCTTGTgatgttcttttttatttttctccttttcctgAGCAAGCCagattgtaaattgtaatgtcTGTTTTGATCATAAGTGACTTTCATGTTGGGTTGGGTTAAAGGTATGGGAATGGTATTAGTTCACACTCAAACGAATAACGGTTTAATACTTCAAACTTAAGAGTTCTAATGGAAATACTTGTACAAAGAGATGAAATTTTAGAATGAGATGTATGAGACGTAACTCATGCCATTTTAAAGTGAGTGCAACCAAGAGTTTGGCACAAAATCTACCCTACTTTATAAAATACCTCTTCAATGAATagaaacgtttttttttttttttttaactaaatgagTAAGGACATATTTGGGTGATgagataaagatgaaaatttacaTTATCCATCTATATTGCAGGtttctataattaaatattttaaataaatcacAGTGATTTTCTCCATCAGCCATTCCAGAACAACGAACTCTTTGTGTGGCACCACAATCTGTCAatcaaaccataaaaaaatgttatttaatttctaaagCCTAAAAAACGACATTCAAATGGTTTGAAAGGATGTCGTAGGCTGTAGCTCGTCCAACGATTCACTGAACCGGGTTGAGCCACGTTTGGCTGTGGGATTGCTTTCCCGCCTAGCATACGGCATCCATATGAAGCGAAAGCAAACAACCTGCAAAAACCCATCTTTGGTCAGAGGAAGGGTTTGGAGAGAGCGAGCTATCAGCTCAAAGGTGGGAAATGTTAGGGAGAAGACTAATCTCCCTGTTCAAAAGTTCCCCAACGTCGCAGCTTTCTGGGTACACAATTAATTCCAGATTTCAcattaattcaattatttggTTATGGAATTTGAAACTCATGATATATTACCAATCCGACTTTCTGCTGCAGCTCTGCAAAGCCCACCTATGAAGATAACAGCAAGTCATTGGCTCGAAAGGCGgtgtcttttgttttgtttactgTAACAGGTGGTGTCGCTCTGAGTGCTCTTGACGACCTTGCTATTTATCGTAGCTGTAGCAGGTATGTGGCCTTGTATTCAGTTGTGTTCTAGTGTATAATACAGTAGGACTTTTCTTCAATTAAATGGGTAACATGAAAGTTGTCATGGTTTCAGTAGGTATTTTAGGTAAAATGTTTCTAATGCGAATGATTTGTTTCTGCTAAAAAGTTTAGAGATCCGAAGCCCAGAAAAAAAGATTACTATTCatgaattttttgtttattcttcTGTCAATAATCTTCAATCCCCCTCTCCAAACCATGGCTGCATGAGGATAGAGATATTGGCCAATTTTGCTTTCATTGTAACTGTTTTAAACCAACCAGTTAACCTTTTTTCTGGGTATGTTAATTGCATCCATCAGTTGGACATCCTTTGAACTTGGAATAAAGTTTTAGAACATTGTCATAAAGTGTAGAGTATGTGACTCAGATTGTTAAGACTTATGATGATGCTAGTTTAAACTGCTCTCACTCGTAGGATCCCATCTGATTTGGGTTTACAGGATACCAATTAGGTGCCATGGCTATGGGAGGGCTCATATCAAGATCTTTCATTCTTGTTTCTGCTATTGTTTTCGCCAGCTTTATAAGCTTCCCATTGTAAAATACCCAAGTTGTGTGAGGAACGTTTGGACAATCTTGGTCAATAACTCAGCCATGGATTCTGTATGCATGAGACTTTACTGGTAGCCAGGTGTGTGCATATAAGTATTCATGAGCTTCTAGGCAAGAGATGCTGGTGCTTGAATGTATTCATTTTTAGTGTTAAATTGTTAGAATAAACTATTTGTCAGTACACCACATTCGTTGGTGGATCTGTTTGTAAAGTCACATCATGGCTTGTTATTTACTGTTCATGGCTCAGTTGGAAGTTCTAATGGAATGCTCATTGTTGGAAAAATAAACCCATTTCGTATAGAACTTTTaagcattttaatttattgggtTACAAAAGAGTGTGAACTGTGAAGTTGGCATATACAAACTAAGAGACTTATGCTGTCTTTTacgttccatgggtgagtcctaagggctctaccgtggggtggttcccccgtcatctaaaaaagagagagatagagagactTATGCTGTCTATTGAGTGCCTGCAATCAGTTGATTGGTTTTTCAAATTGAAGACTAGACAGACATGACAAAAACACTTTTAGTCCTTAATTACttatagataattatatatattgagtagGTATACCACCAGATTAAGCCTCATGAATCGTATTAAGTAGGTAGTGAATATACATATCATTGAAGTTTTCTATTCTTTGTTGAAATCAAAGTTTAAAGGTATCTTAAAAGATAACAGATTTCTCTTAATTATCTGTCATCACTACTCCTCCCCTTAATCTCTAAACAGAGAGTTGACAACTGATTTTGAATATAGCATTTCACGGTAAGAAGTGACTcgaaattgaataaaatgatgaagACTTACCAATCATTCTCCACTGGAAGGTGTACCCATTGTTTTAGTTGATGTGATGATGAGATTTTCTCTTGGTAATAAGagaatatattgttattataatttagtcATCCTTAGTTTTGAGCACTTTAAAATGCTGAAACACTTTGAAAGATGGTGGTGGCATATTCATCATTGAGTTTCAGGTACAATATACCTAATACTtatcagaaaagaaaagaaaagatatctTACGAAGTTTAATCACTGAAGAAAAAAGTAAGCAATATAGTTAAGAAAGTTCTTTACTCCTCAGGTTAATCAGAGTACTAATATCAGACTCATCAATACCAAACCCTAGTTCTTTTGCATTTACACgtttaaatgttttttattcaATGCATGTAGAATGTAACACCCTCTTATTGAAATCGAAGTAGTCATCCTTCAATCAACCATGTGTAGTGGAGACTGATGAATGCACCTTTGAGAAAAAAAGGTTATCCAATTCAAGTTGTTGTGAAAATGGGTAGAGGAATAACGTGGGTAAAATTCTTAAAAGAGGATATGATAAACAAGAAGGTATGGGAGAGCATGATCTTCTGTATGGCAGAATGGCAGAAAGGATGCTTATGATTACCCCTATTTACTGAAAAAAGGTACATGAAGTTTACCCCATTTTAGatttagatatattatttttgggtttagcCGAGTTgaactatatctatatatgttatttattatgtcTTCTTGTTTAATGCGAACATAGTTACTTCAGTTGATGCACATTCCAATATATCTATACTTTCTGCCAGACAATGTTTTCTCTTGATCCTTATTCTGTCTCCCTCTTCAATGTTTTCGGTGctgagaagaaaatgaagattgacataagaaaattgaattgaatcAAGATTTGCCTAAAATATTTTGCAGCAAGGCCTTGGAGAAAGCCAGTAAGAACCAGGCAGTCATAGACGCCATTGGGGAACCTATTGAAAAGGGTCCATGGTACAGTGCATCACTTGCAGTAGCTCATAAGAGGCATTCTGTGTCTTGTACATTTCCTGTGTCTGGACCACAAGGCTCGGGAATTTTCCAGTTGAAGGCAGTCCGTAATGGAGGTTTGTACTCCACTTCAACacaatgtttatatttttagttcTCTTTTGTTCCATCTTCAAACTCTTTCACATACATTTCCTGCTCTCACATCCAAAACCATAATCTTCGTAAGCACCTTGAGTCGAGCGAGATGTCACTTATCATCCTTCTGACATTTTCTGCATTGGTTAGGAAAAGTTGGTAAAACAAAAAGCTTTGTTTGGATTattgtgatgatgatgatctacaGTTAATTTAACTTGTGTTCACTTTCATTGGCAGAACtaccaaattcaaataaaatttggtaaaaaataatattgattctaaaaaatttggaaactttttgaaatctttcaaaaataagaaaaatcttCTTCTAACCCCATCTAAAATTCTTGAGACTtcttaaaagtataaaaaacagtttctatattttcttaaagtCCAAAAATTCTgcctccaaaatataaaaatgagtgtacatgcataaaaaatcccaaaatatacctcctaaaattaaaaaacttgaagatatgagttgttttttttgataagtaagaagtaattgtattgataaagataggcatagccaaaGTACACCAGAGGTATACATGAGTCATGAGTACACCAAATTAAGAACTAGAAATtgttacaagaaaatcatggaagctgagacTGTTTaactctaaagcaatggcccacataaataaagtcttccaaaaaaaaactcctaaactcCTCCGAGGAGCATTCATGATCCTAAAAAAAgctatcatttctttcactccaaatacaccagaaaatacaaataggtgccatcttccacacaactaCAATCTGTGGTGTCGctgtgatccctctccagctagctagtagttccaccacccttcccggcatcacccatgctacTCCCAATCTACTGAAGAAATAATTCCATATGTCTCttgcaaaatcacaatgtaagagtaaatGATCTACTGTTTTCCCAAGATTTCTGCACATACAGCACCAGTATGTAATTATAAGTCCACGCCTTCTTAAGTTATCCATGATTAGTATTTTCCCTAAggctgctgtccaaacaaagaacgCAGTCTTGGGAGGTGTTTTActcctccatatgttcttccaaaGAAAATTGGGCCTAGCTTGAGCTGTAAGGACGTCATAGAAAGTGTGTACCGAGAATTTCCTTTTCTTAGAAGGCCTCCGTTCCATCGTTTCTTCAGCTGGAACCGCAACAGTGATGTTATatagcaagctgaaaaaatccACCTGATCCctcacttcccaatcttgtgcctcCCTAGTGAGGTTGATGTTCCACTCCTGTGAACCATGTCTAACTGCCCTCACATCAGCCACCATAACTTCTTTTTCTcttgcaattctgaaaatattAGGATAAGCACCCTTAAGAGCCATATCTCTCACCCACACATCATTCCAAAAGTTGATTATGCTGCCCTcccccaaacacagcctaataTTACTCGAGAAAGCTCCCCCACCCTTGCCTTATGTACTTCCACAACCCAACACCATAAGCCCCTCTcccctcattagaacaccagcCCCCCTTGCACTCTCATACTTGGCATAAATCACCCCTTTCCATAAGACTTCATTCTCATGATTATATCGCTACAACCATTTTCCTAATAGAGCCTGATTAAAGAACCTTGCGGACCCCCAACCCACCATCTCTCAAAGGGGTACACACTTTATCCCATCCAACTAGATGAAATTTAACCTCATACCCTAATCCACTCCACAAAAAATCACGTTGGAGTTTCTTAATTCTAGATGCAATGCATGCCGGAAGAgcaaataaagacaagaaatatgtGGGAATGTTAGATAGAGTGCTCTTAATAAGTGTGATCCTCCCCTCTTTCGATAAGTACAACCTTTTTCACCTGACCAGTCTACACTCTAGTTTCTCTAACACCTCCTCCCAAATTGCCTTAGCTTTAAAAGTTGCACCCAACGggagaccaagatacttcaacGGCAACGAGGAGACCACACATCCCAATATGCTTGCCAACCTTCTAATATTTCTTATCTTACCCACCGCAACCATCTCCGTTTTAGCAAGATTTATCTTTAACCCGgataccgcttcaaaacaaagtaagataGCCTTCAAAGATTGAATATGTCCTGCATTATCCTCACAAAACAGCAACGTATCATTTGTAAACAAGAGGTGAGAAATAGTGATGGAGCCATGGCTAGAAGCCCCGGTTGAAAATCCTGAAAAAAACCCCCCCTCTACGGCAGCCGACACCATTCTACTAAGAGCCTCCATCACAAGgacaaataaaagtgtttttAGTGGATCACCTTGCCGTAGCCTCCGcgaactattaaagaaacccACAGGATCACCATTTACCAAAATCGAGAAACGAGCCGTTGACACACAATGCATCATCCACCCCTTCCATCTTTCTCCAAATCCACATCTacttaacaaataaaacagaaaattcTAGTTGACGTggtcataggccttctccatgtccAGTTTACATAGAATACCCGGTACACCCGACTTAAGACTGCTGTCCAAGCACTCATTGGCTATAAGAACCAAATCCAATATTTGTCTACCtcttacaaaagcattttgagacttAGAAATAGTGTTATCCATTACTATGCTCATACCATTAGCAAGTACCTTGGAAATTATCTTGTACAAGCTACCCACAAGACTAATAGGTCTAAAATCTTGCATCTCTATTGTACTAACCTTTTTAGAGACAAGTGCAATAAAATTAGCATTTAAACTTTTCTCGAATTTTCCAAACGAgaaaaattcctgaaaaacctgCATAACATCCCCtcccaccacctcccaacaagtctGAAAAAATGCCATAGTAAAATCGTCCGGGCCCTGCGTTTTATCCTTGTTCATTTTTCTAACGACTAGTCGtatctcttcctcttcaaatggtcTTTCCAACCAAGTCATACTGTTTTGATCAATAGCCTCAAAAACTGGACCATCAACTTTTGGTCTCCATGCATAAGATTCTGTCAACAATTGTTCGAAATGTCCAGCAACATGATATTTAATTACTGCTTGATCTGAGGATAAAACTCCATCTATAGTTATGGACTCTATGACATTAAACCTCCTATGTGAGTTTGCAACTTGATGGAAAAACTGTGTACATTTATCCCCCTCTTTAAGCCACAAGATCTCCTCCATTTATATCATTCTTTTTAACTCggatactttttttatttttttatcagttaaaCTCGGATACTAATTGACCTTTGCGTTCATTCTCCTCTTCAACACCCTCCAAGCTTTGTAATTCTTGTAGGAGattctttttttgtaatattacaTTACCAAAATTCTGTTCATTCCATGTCTTTAAATCCACTTTCAAAGCATTAAATTTTCTAGCCAATACTTTGCTCGGAGTGCCCTCTAGTTGATATGAATTCCACCATTGTCTAACCAATTCCACAAACCCCTCTGTTTTTAAttacatattctcaaatttaaaaggtCTTCTACCCCCTGGAATTCTTCCACAATCTAACATTATGGGAAAGTGTTCAGAGCATACCCGAGGAAGTCTTTTCTGACATAAATCTGGAAATTGCATTTCCCGTGAAGGAGATATAAGGAATTTGTCCAGCCGTGACCAAACTTGGTTATTAGACCAAGTATAATTACCTCCCATAAGAGGAAGGTCCATGAGTTCTAACTCAAAAATTAGATCTGAGAATTCCACCATTGCTTTATTTTGTCGCCCCTCCCCCGATCTTTCGTTGAGAAATCTTgtcacattaaaatctccaTCAATACACCAAGGAACCTTCCACCAAGAACATAAACCTGCTagctcatcccaaagcaacCGTCTTTCACAATCTAAATTAGGTCCATACATCCCAACAAAGGCCCATACAAAACCAtctacaaaatttttaaaagaacaccTCACTGAGTATTCTCCCACAAATTCATCAATGTTCTCCACCACCCTCTTGTCTCACATAACCAAAATACCACCCGAAGCCCCCTTCGAAGGTAAGTATGACTATCCTACATACTGGCAACTCCAAATATTCCATATGGTTCTTCTTGTAATAAGCTTCAATTTCGTTTCCTGTAAACAAATAATGTGCATCTTCCATTGTCTTAACAAAGATCTTATTCAGAGGCGTTTGTTGATCTCATTCAACCCGCTTACATTCCATATCAGaattttgggcttcatttatCAACCATTCCAGCCCTCCCCTTATTCCTACCACGACTTACACTCCCCTCCTTgtcatcataattaatagaccAATCTAGCCGCTTCAGCTCTCTGCTTCTTTTTGGCCCTGCTCCCTGTTGGTAATGGTCTGCCTCAATGGCTATTAACAATGCCCTAAACTGATTTGCATATCCCTCACACACAAAATCCCCCACAACTCTGTAGTTCCTCCACCTTTTCATTACCAAATCAGTAGGTAGAGGAGGCATAATTCTTATCGGAGAGGGGTCCTCCCCTGCAGGCTCCTCACCTTCTGGTTCAGAAGGCTTAAACAGGATCAAAGATTCTTCCCCTTCCACCTCCCCCTTCTCCATCTCCTTCCCACTCTCTAGAACTACCATATCTTTAGAAACAAGCAACTCCTCTCCCTCCATCGGCATGTTCTGTGACAGCCCAACACTCGTCGACGTATTCTGTGGTTGCCCAGGACTCGCCAGCGTGATCTGTGACTCACACTGTGCAAGACTCTTTTCACCGACGTTTACCACCCCTTCACCTCCTGCATAATTCCTCATAATTTCCCCCTCTTCCATTTCCGGGGCTTGAGAAGCCACCACAGACACGATCAGGTTGCTAGTTTCTCCCTCTTCCTACTTTGGTGATGACACCGGCTCTGACACGCCACTAAATGACTCCCCAAGGACCTACGACAATTTCTGTGCGAGTGGTGGCATTGTCGTGTGGGTTGGCACCGTCATATGATGCCTCTCGATACGCCGATACATCCATTTCGGACCTTAGGCTTCCATACCCTTTTCAGGCCTTCCACCAAGCCCGGCCCTCCCGCAAGCCCAATCCTCTGACCCTCCATCGAGCCCATCCCCCTATACAACCCTCCAATAGTTCCGTCCCCTTGGCCCAAGCCCGCCCCCACTCCCGTTACTCCCTCAAAGCCCCTTTTCGACCCCAACCCTCTATCCTCCACTAATGCACCGTATCAACCCCTCCCTTTTATCCTCCTCTACATACCGTATCAGTCCAAATATGTTGCTCTGCATCTCAACAATTTGAGCTTGCATCTCTGATAGAGCCCGAAGTATAGTTTCCTTTTTAAGGCAAATGTCTCCCCTGCCACCACCCCTTCTACACTGGGCCTCTACAAAGACGGCAACATCACGCATGCCAAGGCTAGCAATAGGTCCTCTAGCACAGTTTGTTCTTGGTTTGTGCAAAGCCTCCTTCTACGACCTCGCCGAAGGTTGAGCTGCCGTCGTCGTTGATAGTGCCGACCTAGCATAACGGCCTTCTCTGCCAACCTCCCTCAAAACCTCCACCAGTTTCCTCCACCCCTTCCTATCTCTACCTTCAGGAATGATAATACAATTTTGCCGACCCCCCTATTTGTATTCCATCAAAGCCATGAACACCCCTTGGGTGTTAGAACACCTTTGTGCTATGAAGCCCATGTCTCCTTCTCGGTGGGCTGTATAAAACTCCCTTCTCCCCACCTTCAAGCAATCCTCCAATGCTTTTGTGAACCACCATGCCGTGGCTAACTCCAAGCGAATGTTCTTCACCAACTTTCACCCCCTTTCAGTAATGTGCACTCATCATCCCTTTCTTACTACCTCAAGTGTCTTAAGATCAATAGTGACAGCATTCAACATACCCATATCCCTTCCCATACTTGCACTCAAGCTCCCATGAGCAACATCACCAGCCAactaacgaaaaaaaaaaaatgaaaaagtgtgCAGAGAGAAAAtaggggaggagagagaaagacaaaACTATCTTTTGACAACACTTGGAgttaaaaaaatacccaaacCTGGTTGCTAaagtagaatatataaatatgtatgtgttcatatatatatatatatatatttcttttattaaactcaaaagtctttcattttaaaaaaaattaaagcatctATTTTAAACCTTTAAACGTTTGCATATCCTCTCCTCTCCTAAGTTCCTTCAAACAATTGTTtacttaatgaaaaatacatgatttGGTTGAAGCGTTTGAGCCACCTCTAGCTTGGGTAAAGCTAAGGTAGGAGCACCCTTTGGCTTCATAGGTGTGGACCTGCACTAGAATCAGTAGTTGGTAAAGATAGGTGCATAGCTTTCATTTCTTTGACGTGATGGAGACGGCgataaagtgaaaaaaatacagtgtgatttcttattttattttaattaagaattttaatatGATCAATTATTGAGTACAATATAAAGCGTTTGTTATAAATTAAAGGAATAGGAAACGAAATTATgtctataatgtattttttataataataaacaacaaagtgtataaaatatacattcaccAATTTTGCAAGCATCGATGTCACCCCCCCCAAG containing:
- the LOC108981223 gene encoding uncharacterized protein LOC108981223, giving the protein MLGRRLISLFKSSPTSQLSGSAKPTYEDNSKSLARKAVSFVLFTVTGGVALSALDDLAIYRSCSSKALEKASKNQAVIDAIGEPIEKGPWYSASLAVAHKRHSVSCTFPVSGPQGSGIFQLKAVRNGDDSWLSSLLPRDWDILIMDALLHVPGNDEKHQTLRISLSDFTPPACKACAECKPQFQKSQNPEQK